In Candidatus Nealsonbacteria bacterium DGGOD1a, one DNA window encodes the following:
- a CDS encoding isoprenylcysteine carboxylmethyltransferase family protein, with amino-acid sequence MLIEIIINGIVGLCIFAVIAAVAADFLFFQERNDQKKEKKSLVATFTMFMFFFLFYTIERNGWGVLQVGSDAVRIAMIAVGLVLMVIGAAVNIAGRFKLGNNWSDNIKIYLGHSLVNAGVYAWVRHPLYASLVWMFYGSSLIYSNWLAFLANTLIFIPAMYYRARQEEKMLLQEFAEYSNYKKKVGMFFPKF; translated from the coding sequence ATGCTAATTGAAATTATTATCAATGGTATTGTCGGATTGTGCATTTTCGCGGTGATCGCGGCGGTGGCTGCGGATTTTTTGTTTTTTCAAGAGAGAAATGACCAAAAAAAAGAGAAGAAAAGCCTGGTGGCGACATTCACGATGTTTATGTTTTTCTTTTTGTTCTATACGATTGAACGGAATGGCTGGGGAGTGTTGCAAGTCGGGAGCGACGCGGTGAGAATCGCGATGATCGCGGTCGGGTTGGTCTTGATGGTTATTGGCGCGGCGGTGAATATCGCGGGCCGGTTCAAATTGGGAAACAATTGGTCGGATAATATCAAAATTTATCTTGGCCATTCGCTGGTTAATGCCGGGGTTTATGCTTGGGTGCGGCATCCGTTGTATGCATCACTTGTCTGGATGTTCTATGGCTCAAGCCTGATTTACTCCAACTGGCTGGCGTTTTTGGCAAACACTTTGATATTCATTCCGGCAATGTATTATCGCGCCAGACAGGAAGAAAAAATGTTGTTGCAGGAATTCGCGGAATATTCAAATTACAAAAAGAAAGTCGGTATGTTTTTTCCCAAATTTTGA
- a CDS encoding DUF4395 domain-containing protein, whose protein sequence is MKISYRPVAVPKGAFIFCRYSIAILVWLAFILRDPWILVLVGAIMFLSAVLKIRRAPMIVLYGYTIDKIWKSPKEILNESAMKFAHILATGLSVICLVFILFINSHVGWFLTFSFAIMKTISAVGFCPASKLYECAGSDKCCSFAKGIKKAGKTC, encoded by the coding sequence ATGAAAATTTCTTATCGTCCGGTTGCGGTTCCAAAGGGCGCGTTTATTTTTTGCCGTTATTCGATCGCAATTCTTGTTTGGCTGGCGTTTATTTTGCGTGATCCTTGGATTCTTGTTTTAGTTGGCGCAATTATGTTTTTGTCGGCGGTTTTGAAAATCAGACGCGCGCCCATGATAGTTTTATACGGTTATACGATTGATAAAATTTGGAAATCGCCAAAAGAGATATTGAACGAAAGCGCGATGAAGTTCGCGCATATCTTGGCAACGGGGTTAAGCGTTATTTGCCTGGTTTTTATTTTATTTATTAATTCGCATGTCGGCTGGTTTTTAACTTTTTCTTTCGCGATTATGAAAACTATTTCCGCGGTCGGTTTTTGCCCGGCGTCGAAACTTTACGAATGTGCGGGGAGCGATAAATGCTGTTCGTTTGCCAAGGGGATTAAAAAAGCCGGCAAAACATGTTAG
- a CDS encoding prolipoprotein diacylglyceryl transferase, whose amino-acid sequence MLDEHFHPENWGIRPVLFSINGFDVPAYGFFVGLAIIVGAFVYWREANKYRQGDDHGFYLAVAGLLGGAVGAKLLEWIINYQFVAAHFYDPRAFLYGRTIVGGLIGGTIAVLITKRKMKITRRMGNAFAPAIALGAAIGRIGCFLAGCCFGKPTNMGWGVNFGDGILRYPTQLFESAFMLAMFFYLRYKTKKNNLKPGRLFTELMLAYFAFRFFLEFIKAEPAMIAGLTVFQIISIIVMLYLIFVKEKILNLILTKK is encoded by the coding sequence ATGTTAGATGAACATTTCCACCCGGAGAATTGGGGAATCCGGCCGGTGTTGTTTTCGATAAACGGGTTTGATGTCCCGGCTTATGGTTTTTTTGTCGGTTTGGCGATAATTGTCGGCGCGTTTGTTTATTGGCGCGAAGCGAATAAATATCGACAAGGCGATGACCATGGTTTTTATTTGGCGGTTGCCGGACTGCTGGGCGGCGCGGTTGGCGCCAAACTTCTGGAGTGGATTATCAATTACCAATTTGTGGCGGCGCATTTTTATGATCCGCGCGCGTTTCTTTACGGCCGCACGATTGTGGGCGGTTTGATCGGCGGGACGATCGCGGTTTTAATTACCAAGCGCAAAATGAAAATTACTCGGCGGATGGGTAACGCGTTCGCGCCCGCGATTGCGCTGGGCGCGGCCATCGGCCGGATTGGCTGTTTCTTGGCGGGCTGTTGTTTCGGCAAACCGACCAATATGGGTTGGGGAGTTAATTTCGGCGATGGTATTTTGCGTTACCCGACGCAACTTTTTGAATCTGCGTTTATGCTGGCGATGTTTTTTTATCTGCGGTATAAAACAAAAAAAAATAATTTAAAACCCGGCCGGCTTTTTACCGAACTGATGCTGGCCTATTTCGCTTTCCGTTTTTTTCTTGAATTCATTAAAGCCGAACCGGCGATGATCGCCGGTTTGACGGTATTCCAAATTATAAGTATTATTGTTATGCTTTATTTAATATTCGTTAAAGAAAAAATCTTGAATTTAATTTTAACTAAAAAATAA